GACGCGCCATGCCTTCAGCCCTTCACCGCACCGAGCGACAAACCTTCGACTAGATAACGCTGCGCGTAAAGCGCGAGCAGAAGGGTCGGCGTGACTGACAGCACGATCGCTGCCGCGATCTGTCCATATTGGATGCCGGACGCCGTGACGAACGCCAGCGCACCTACCGTCACCGGTTGCTTGTCGGCGGATGCCAGGATCAGCGCGAAAACAAAATTGTTCCAACAGAAAATGAAGGACAGGAGGCCCGCCGCCGCGATGCCAGGACCTGCGAGCGGCACTGCGATCCGCGTAAACGTCTCGCGCCAGGAATGTCCGGCCAGGCGGTAGGCGTGCTCAATGTCAGGGCTGATATCCTCGAAATAGCCGCGCACGATCCACAGGATCAGAGGCAGCGCGATCAGCTGATACACCCAGACGATGCCGAAGTAAGTGTCGCTGAGCCCGAGCTCCTGGTAGTAGAGCGACAACGGCAGCAGCACGAGCAGCGGCGGCGCGAAACGAAACGACAGCAGCGTGAAGGCGATGGACTCACCGAGGCGGAACTTGAAGCGAGCGAAGGCATAGGCCGCCGGCACGCCGAGCAGCAGGGCCAGGATCACCGCCGCGCTCGACAGCACGAAGCTGTTCATGAGGTTGCGCATGAAGGAGATCTCGAGGTTACCAGCCGTGGTACGAAGCTGCCCCGAGATCAGCGCCTGGTAATTGGCAAGCGTCGGCTCGAACAGGATGCGCGGCGGGATCCGCAGGATCTGTTCATTGGTCTGGAACGACATCAGGAAGATCCAGACGATCGGGAACATGAAGAACACCAGCACGAGTGCGAGCGCCACGCCGCGGAAGATGCGACCCGCCAGACTGGAATGATCCATCGCCGCCTCCCCGTCCTTATGCGTGACCATGGGCGCGCGCACGCAGCCGCAACCAGTTCTTGATGAAGATATTCGAGAGGATGTTGGTGACCAGCCACAGGATCATCAGCAACGCCGCCGAACGTCCGACATTGGTGTACTGGAAGAACTCCAGATAGGCCTGGACCTGGAACACCATCAGCCGATCGCCGGGGCCGCCTTGAGTCATCGCATAGATGATGTCGAATTGCTGGATGGAATCGAGCAGGCGGAACAGCGACGCCGTGATGATGTAGGGCGCGAGCATCGGCAGCGTGATGCGGAAGAACACGAAGGTTGCTGGCACTCCATCCAGCGCAGCCGCCTCGAACGGCTGGCGCGGCAGCGAACGCAGCCCGGCCAGCAGCAGGATCATGATGAAGGGGGTGTAGACCCAGACGTCGACCAGCACCACCGTGAACAGTGCAGTCGACGGGTCGGACGCCCACTTGAAATCATGGACGCCGAACAGGCTCACCAGATAGGACAGGATTCCGAAACCCGGATTGGTCATCAGCTTCCACATCAGCGCAGCGATTGCCGGAGCCGTCATCAGCGGCAACAACAGCACGATCGACACCGCGTTGTGGAAACGGGTCGGACGCCGCAACAGCAAGGCGATCCCCAGGCCGAGCAGAAGCTCCAGCACAACGGTCAGCGCCGTGTAAACCAGCGATATCCGCAGCGTGTTCCAGAAGGCTGGGTCAGAGAGGAAGTCGATGTAGTTGTCGGCCCAGATGAAGCCGCGCAGATAAGGCAGGTTCAGCCGATAGCGCTGCAGCGAATAGACCGCCGCTGTCACGAACGGCACCAGGATGGCGATGCAGACGAGCAGAGCCGGCAGGCTCAGGACATAAGGCAGAATGCGTCCACGCGGCCTAGGGCTGCGGCGGGGGACCGCGTTCGTCTGAGAAAGCTGGACCATGCTCATGATGATAAGAGATCGCTTCTTCGCTGCAACATCGCCGGTCCGGATCGGCTTGCCGTCCGGACCGGCGGGTTGTCGTGGTGCGGAGGAATCATGGCACCACGCAAGACGTCACCCGAGGCCGGCCTGCTTGAGCTGGCGATTGATGCTGTCGGCGAGCTTGTCGAGGCCCTCGTCGACACTGACCTCCTTGGCCACCATCTTCTGCAACGATGCGGCCCATTCCGTGGTCAGGTCGAAGAACAGCGGCTGCGCCGTGAAGTAGATCTTGGCACCCGGCGACGAGACATCGTGCTGCTCGAGATAGCCAGGATATGACTTCGCGATACGATCGCGGAACTCGCTGTCCTTCCACACCGAGGCACGCACCGGGTTGACGAAGTCCATCTTGCGGGCACCAAACAGGTCGTGCTCGGTCGATGCGGCCCATTGCATGAACAGCCACGCCGCATCCTTCTGCTTGGAGAAGCTCGAGAGAGCGAGCGACCAGATCCAGACATTCGGCGTCGGCGCCTTGGCCGCCGGATTGGCGGCGAACGCAGCATAGCCGAGATGCCCCTTCTCCTTGTTATCGCCGCCGTTCATGAAGTAGCCGAGGATGTCGGCATCGAAGATCATGCCGGAGGCGCCTGCGCCGAGATCGGTGCCGACCTGATACCAGGTGTAGGTCGACCAGTTCTTCGGGCCCGAGGTCTGGATCATCTTGACCCACTTCTCGTGAAACTCCTTCGAGGCCTTGGTGTTCATCGCGGCCTTCAGCTTGCCGCCTTCCATCACGAAGTCTTTCTGGCCGAAGTTCGAATAGGCGGACAGGAAGCCGGGATGGATGGTCGCCCAGGAGCGCGAGCCACGCACGCCGATGCCGTACGGTCCACCCGCGTCCTTCGTGATCTTTGCGGCAACCTCGAGCATCTCGTCGAGATTTTTCGGCGGCTTGACGCCGACCTTGTCGAAGATGTTGCGGTTGTAGGTGATGTTGTTGAGCTCGTAGCCCCAGGGAATGCACCATTGCTTGGCCTTGCCTGAGCCGAGCTCGGAACCGGCAACACCGTCCCACGCCGTTGAGGCGCGCAGGCCCGGCAACACGTCGTCCCAGGCAAACGCCGGATTGGTCTTGGCAGGATCCTTGATGTAAGTGTTGAGGTCCTCGATCCAGCCAGCCGGACCATACGTCCAGGTCATGTAGGCGCCAGTCATGAAGGCGTCGTACTGGTCCGACTTCGACGACAGCGCCGCGGTCACCTTGTCGAAATAGACGTCTTCCGGAAAGATGTCGTACGTAACGTTCATCCCGGTGAGAGTCTTGAACGCTTCGAGATCGCCGATCATCGCATCGACGTAAGGATGCTTGTTCAGAAGCAGCTTGACAGACTTGCCGCTATAGGCCTTCCAGTTGAAGTCCGCGGCCATGGCCCGCGATATCGAGGACGCAAAGGCGGCATTGGCGGCGACGCCGGCGATGCCAAGCTTGGCAGCGCCATCCAGCAGATCACGCCGGCTGATGCGCTTGGCGGCGTAGGAATCGAATAGATTCTTCTCTCGATCGTACATTGTATCCTCCCATTGTGCGCGTTTACTTTCCCTTACGACCCTTGTTTCTGGTCTTGCCGGATGTTGCCTCCGGTTTCTCGGTAGCAAGTGCCTGAGCAGTCGCCTCATCGATAATGAGGCCGTGCAGGAAGCCGCTGCGCAGCACCGCGCGCAACGCAGCGACCTTTGCCAGTCCGCCGCCAATCGCGACGATGCGGTGTGTCCTGAGGTCCGCCGCCTCCATCGACGTAGCGCGTGCGGACAGATCGATGTCGAGGACCTGGCCGTCGGCGTTGAAGAAACGCCCGAGCAAATCGGCGCAGGCGCCGACACGCTTCAACTCGACGACCTCGTCCGGCTTGATCATGCCGCTCGAGACCAGGAACCCGTCGCTGTGAATTTGTCCGATGCCGACGAACAGCAACGACGCCCGGCGCGCCAGCGCAAACACCTCCGCAATGCCATATTGCTGCATCAACACGGCGCGGTCCGCGACCGAATTGGCGAATACCGGCACCGGAAGGAGGTAAGCCTCAGCCCCTGTCCGCTCCGCCAGCCGATGAATGACATCGAACGGATTGGCGGCGAACTTGCGGGTGAGACCGCCAAGCAGCGACACGAACTGCACGTCGCGGGCCGGCGTCTGCGGCAATTGCTCGACCACGGCTGCGAGCGTGCGCCCGTGACCGACGCCGATGATGTTGTGCTCGCCACGCTCAAGGGTCTGCCGCAGGAAACTCGCCCCCTCGAGCGCGAGCGCCTTCAGCGGCAGATCGCCCTCTCCGAGATCGGGCGCTACACGGCAGAAGGCGAGCCCGTAGCGTTCGGCCAGGGCGTTTTCCAGCGCCACGCATTCCGCCACCGGTCCCTCGACGAAGACGCGGATCATGCCTTCGCGGCTCGCGCGCGCGATCAGCCGGTGCGCCTTGGTGCTCTGGATGTTGAGCCGGTCCGCAACCTCGGACTGGGTGAGCCCAGCAGCGAAGTAAAGCCACGCCGCCCGTGTCGCGAGCGAGGCTTCGCCATCAATCATCGGCAGCCTGTCAGGAGAGGTAGCCACGCCACAAAAGCCCGCTTGCAAAAATATTCAGATACTGCAAAAAATTGCAGAGGCGGCTCGGGACGTCAATCCCCCAAACGTGCTGCAGTGCAATCACACGGCAATTGCGCTTTGGATGGAACAGTCGAACCAGGGTCGGCAGGTCGCCAATCGCGGTGAACTCGAATGACAGGTTTGTTCCTCGGAATTGACATCGGAACGGGCGGCGTCCGCGCCTGCACGATCGACGCGCGCGGCGATATCCAGGGAATGGAATCCACTGCTCTGCCGCCGCCTCGGCAGGACGGGAACGCGATCGATCAGGATCCGGAACTGTGGTGGCATGCAACCGTCGGCGCCATGCGCAAACTTGGCGGCAAAATCGATCTCGCACGTGTTGAGCGAATTTCGGTCGACGGCACCTCCGGTACCCTCCTCCTGATAGATGCCGCCGGCCAGCCGCGCACACCAGGGCTCATGTACAACGATGCGCGCGCCTCAGCGGAGGCGGCCCGCATCTTGGACGTTTCAGCTGCGGACAGCGGCGCTCACGGCGCGAGCAGCGCACTGGCTAAGCTGCTTCACCTGTTGAGTCACGCCGAACGTCGAGATGTCCGCTTTGCCGTTCATCAGGCCGACTGGATCGCCGGCCGCCTCGCCGGACGGCACGGCATCAGCGACGAGAACAACGCGTTGAAGCTTGGATATGATCCCATCACGCGGACATGGCCGGCCTGGCTCGATCGACTCGATGTGCCACGCGAATTGCTGCCGAAGGTCCTGGTGCCGGGAACGCCGTTTGCGGATATTGATCCGAGCGCTGCGGCAATGCTCGGCCTGCCGCGATCAGCTCGTATCGCAGCCGGAACCACCGATGGCGTCGCCGCCTTCATCGCCACGCGCGCCGACGCTCCGGGCGATGCCGTCACCTCGCTCGGCACGACGCTGGTGGTGAAGCTGCTGGCGGCAAAGCCGATCTTTGCCGCCAATCAGGGCGTCTATTCGCACCGGCTTGGCGAGAGCTGGCTTGCGGGCGGCGCTTCGAACTCAGGCGGCGGAGCGCTGCTGGCACATTTCACCGCCGCGGAGATGGAGCGGCTGACGCCGCAGTTGAGCCCGGAGGAACCGACCGGCCTCGACTACTATCCCCTTGCCAAACCGGGCGAGCGATTTCCGATCGCCGATCCGGCACTGCCTGCACGGGTCACGCCGCGTCCGCCTGAGGACCACCGCTTCTTCCAGGCTCTGCTTGAGGGAATCGCCTCGGTCGAGGCCCTCGCCTACCTGCAACTCTCCCGCCTCGGAGCGCCGCCGCTTCGCCGCGTCATCAGCATCGGCGGCGGCGCAAGGAACAATGCGTGGACCGAAATCAGGCATCGCCGTCTGGGCGTACCTGTAACGGTCGCTGAGCAAACCGAGGCCAGCTATGGCGCGGCCCTGCTCGCCCTGCGGGGCGGTCCGACATGAGAGACGGGCCGATCGAAATCGCAGGTCTTGGCACGATTATCGAGCATTTCGACCATGTGCTGCTCGATCAATGGGGCACACTTCACGAAGGCCGCTCGATCATCCCCTCGGCCCGCGAATGCGTGGCTCGGCTGCGCGATGCCGGCAAACGCGTGCTGGTGCTGTCGAATTCCGGTAAGCGCGCGCACGACAACGCGCAGCGGCTTGCCTCCCTCGGACTGCCAACGGAAGCTTACGATGGAATCCTGACGTCGGGCGAAGTTGCCTGGATCGGCCTCAAGGCACGCAAGCAAGCGCCGTTCATCGAACTTGGTCACGCATGCTTTCTGGTCACCCGCGGCGGCGACCGCACGATCGTCGACGGACTCGATCTCGATGTCGTGGCCGATATGGAGAACGCCGATTTCATTCTACTCGCCGGGCTCGACGATGCCGCGGCCGAACCCGAACAGTGGCGCCAATGCCTAACCAGAGCCGCGGCACGCGAACTACCGATGCTGTGCGCCAATCCCGACCTCACCATGTTCGGCGCCAAGGGATTGATTCCGGCACCGGGCGCATTGGCGCGCTTCTATGAGACACTCGGCGGACAGGTGACGTTCGTCGGCAAGCCGCATAGGCCGATCTTCACGGCGGCGCTCGAACGGCTGGGCCATCCGGCGCCGGCGCGCGTCCTGATGATTGGCGATTCTCTCGACCACGATATCGCCGGCGCACGCGCGGCCGGCATGTTGACGCTGTTTCTGCGCGCAGGGGTGCACAGGGACCGTCTTGTGGACGACAGATCCACGATGATCCAGGGGCCAGGAGGAAACGCCCGCGCTCCGAACTGGACGATGAAATATCTAGCCTGGTGAGATCCAAACCATGCAACAGCCCGCCCAACTCGATGACCTCCGTGACATGTCGGCGCGCGTCGGCAGGAACATCCTGCTCGTGCAAGGCGCCGGCGGCAACTCCTCAGTCAAGGACGGCGACGTGCTCTGGGTGAAAGCGTCCGGTACCTGGCTGGCGGACGCCAAGGACAAGGATATCTTCGTCCCGGTGTCGCTTTCCGCTGCACGCGCTGCGCTGGAGCGAGGCGACGAGCGCGTGCCGCTCGCTCCAGGCGTCAAAACGGCTTTGCGCGCCTCGATCGAAACCTCGCTCCATGCCCTCATGCCGCATCCAGTCGTACTGCATGTCCATTCCGTCAACACCATCGCATGGGCGGTGCGGACCGACGCCTCCGCTGAGCTCGCGCGGCGGCTCCACGGCTTGGCCTGGCGTTTCCTTGACTACTGTCATCCGGGATTGCCACTGGCACAGGCCGTGAGCGAAACCATTGCGCAGGACGCCGTCGACGTGCTGATCCTCGGCAACCACGGACTCGTCGTGGGTGCAGCAACCTGTGAAGCGGCGGAGGCGCTGGTAGCGGACGTTGAAGAGCGGCTGGCACTAGAGCCACGTGAGGCTCCGACGGCCGACCACAACGCGCTCGCGGCAATCTGCGCTGGAACGGAGTATCGCGCGCCCGAAGATCCGCGCTGCCATGGCGTTGCCATCGACCGTCATAGTCTATCGATCGCCACACGCGGCTCGCTCTATCCCGATCATGTCGTCTTCCTGGGGCCGGCAATGCCGACCTTGCAGGACGGCAAGAGTCTCCACGCTGCGGATTTGCCGCAGGGGGGTGGCGCGCCGCCCCCGGTAGCGGTTCTCGTTCCGGGCGTCGGCAGCATCATTCGCAAGGACGCGAGCCCCGGGGCGGAAGCGATGCTGACCTGTCTTGCACTGGTCACCAGCCGTCTGCCCACAGATGCTGAGGTCACCTACCTCACTGCAGAGAACGAGCGTGCGTTGCTCAATTGGGACGCCGAGCGGTATCGCCAGCAACTGACCGCCAATCGCTCAACTTGACCGCGTCGGCCGACCTTCGCTCTCGATGCTGACGAAGGACGAGCCGGCGTTACAGACTCGCCTGCAGCCTTGCTTCCGCACCCACTCGCGCTGCCGCCGCAAGGGGCTGCCGTTCGAGGATGAAGTCGGCACCCTTCTCCGCAATCATGATCGTCGGCGCATTGGTGTTTCCCGAGACCAATCGCGGCATGATGGACGCGTCGATCACTCGCAATCCCTCAATGCCGCGGACGCGGAGGCGCTCGTCGACAACGGCGAGCGGATCGGAACCCATCTTGCAGGTGCCGACCGGATGATAGATCGTCTCGCAGGTCTGCCGCACATAGCTGTCTATATCGGCATCCGACGTTGCGCGAGATCCCGGGGCATACTCGCCCCCACGATAGGGATCAAAAGCCTTCTGGGCGATGATCTCCCGGCCGATTCTGATGCCGTCGCGCATGTTGCGCACATCCTCCGGCGCCTCCAGATAGTTCGGCCGGATTGAGGGGTGTTGCAGTGGATCAGCCGACCTGATCATGATGCTGCCGCGGCTCTCGGGCCGCGCGATATTGAAGTAGGCCATGAAGCCGTGCTCGTTCACGATCTTGCGGCCATGATCGCCATAGATCAACAGGACGAAAAAGAACTGGAGATCCGGCGCAACGAGGTCGGGTTGCGATTTGAGAAATGCCATAGCTTCCAGACCGTGTGACGTCGCAGGACCTGTCTTGGTCAGCACGTACTGGATGAAGGCCTTCGTGGCCCCCAGCGGCTTGGTATGCTTGAGGAACGAGATCGGTTGGGTGCACCGCTGCTTCACACCGCAGGCGAGATGGTCTTGCAGATTCTGTCCGACCCCCTTTAGCTCATGGATGACCTTGATGCCGAGCGACCGCAAGTGGTCTCCGTCGCCAATTCCCGACAATTGGAGCAACTGCGGCGAGTTGATCGCGCCACCCGACAGGATCACTTCGCGGTCCGCCCTCAGGGTATGGACCTGGCCCTTCCTGATATACTCCACGCCAACGGCGCGCCCGCCTTCGACCAGGACGCGGGAGACGAGCGCCTTCGTGATCACCTTGAGATTGGAACGGTTCATGACCGGATGCAGATAGCACCGCGCGGCACTGGCGCGCTTGCTGTCCGCAATCGTGCTGTCGACAGGTCCGAAGCCTTCGAGTTCGGCACCGTTGAAATCGTCGTTGGCACGAAATCCTGCCTGTCTTCCGGCCTCAAACCAGGCCTTGGTCAGCGGATGGGTCAACTCCGGCAGACGGCTCGTCCGCAACGGACCATCGCCACCATGATAATCGTCGGCGCCAGCCTCGCGCCCCTCCGAACGAATGAAGTATGGCAGACAGTCGGCATAGGACCAGCCGCGATTGCCGAGCTGCGCCCACATGTCATAGTCGGACGCATGACCGCGGATATAGACCATGCCATTGATGGAGCTCGATCCGCCCAACACCTTGCCGCGCGGCCAGAACAGGACACGATTATCCAGATGCGGCTGCGGGTCGGTGTGATAGTGCCAGTCGACGCTTCCGGATTTCATCAGGGCGAGATATCCCGCCGGCATGTGGATAAACGGATTGGTGTCCTTGCCACCAGTCTCGAGCAGGACGACGTCATTCTCGGGAACAGCTGACAGACGGTTTGCCAAGACGCATCCGGCGGAGCCGGCGCCCACAATGACGTAATCCACCATGCTCTCCTCCGTCTTCTTATCCGCCGATGGCCGTCGGCTCGTGGGCAGCGGACCGCAATTGACCCGCCTATGGTTGCGCCTCATTTATTCGGCGAAGTCTGAGCTCCGGCCAGCGCAGCTAGGCCCGCATCAGCGTGCGCGGCCTGGTCTCGTCAGAACCGTTGATGACCTTGCCTGTCGCAGGGTCGAAGAGGCGAATCCTGTCGAGTGCGGGCACCAACCTGATCGCGTCATCCGGCGACAGCTCAAGGCGATCTTGTGTGATGGCGCAGACCTCCTGCCCACCGACGTCGGCATAGATGTGAATCTCGGGGCCGGTCGGCTCGACCACGGAAACCTTGGCGGGGATGCCCTCGTTGCCGGTGCCTGGCCGGAGATGTTCGGGCCGGATCCCGTATTTGACGACCTGCCCTGCGGTGACGTTCGCACCGGGGGGCAGAGGCAGCGTGACGCCGTTGGCACGCACGACGGCGCGTCCCGCCTCCGCGGCAACCTCACCGGTCAGGAAGTTCATCGAAGGCGATCCAATAAACTCGGCGACGAACAGATTTGTCGGACGGTCATAGATCTCGAGCGGCTTGCCGATCTGCTCGATATTGCCGTCGCGCAGGACCACGATCGTATCGGCCATCGTCATGGCTTCGATCTGGTCATGCGTGACATAGACGGTGGTCGTCGAAAGCTTGTGATGCAGCTCCTTGATCTCGGTGCGCATCTGTACGCGCAGCTTGGCGTCAAGATTCGACAACGGCTCGTCGAACAGGAACACGGAGGGATCGCGCACGATGGCGCGGCCCATCGCCACGCGCTGGCGTTGACCGCCCGACAGTTGCCGCGGCTGGCGATCGAGATAGGGTGTGAGATTGAGGATCGACGCTGCCCACTCCACCTTGCGCCTAATCTCCTCCTTCGGACGCTTCTTGAGCTGCATCGAGAACGCCATATTGTCGAACACGCTCAGATGCGCATAGAGAGCGTAGTTCTGGAACACCATTGCGATGTTGCGATCCTTCGGATGCAGTTCGTTGACAACGACGTTGCCGATGCTGATCTGGCCGGAGGTGATCTGCTCGAGGCCGGCGACCATCCGCAGCAATGTGGATTTTCCACAGCCGGAGGGACCCAGCAGCACGAC
The DNA window shown above is from Bradyrhizobium sp. ISRA464 and carries:
- a CDS encoding carbohydrate ABC transporter permease, which codes for MDHSSLAGRIFRGVALALVLVFFMFPIVWIFLMSFQTNEQILRIPPRILFEPTLANYQALISGQLRTTAGNLEISFMRNLMNSFVLSSAAVILALLLGVPAAYAFARFKFRLGESIAFTLLSFRFAPPLLVLLPLSLYYQELGLSDTYFGIVWVYQLIALPLILWIVRGYFEDISPDIEHAYRLAGHSWRETFTRIAVPLAGPGIAAAGLLSFIFCWNNFVFALILASADKQPVTVGALAFVTASGIQYGQIAAAIVLSVTPTLLLALYAQRYLVEGLSLGAVKG
- a CDS encoding sugar ABC transporter permease, with translation MVQLSQTNAVPRRSPRPRGRILPYVLSLPALLVCIAILVPFVTAAVYSLQRYRLNLPYLRGFIWADNYIDFLSDPAFWNTLRISLVYTALTVVLELLLGLGIALLLRRPTRFHNAVSIVLLLPLMTAPAIAALMWKLMTNPGFGILSYLVSLFGVHDFKWASDPSTALFTVVLVDVWVYTPFIMILLLAGLRSLPRQPFEAAALDGVPATFVFFRITLPMLAPYIITASLFRLLDSIQQFDIIYAMTQGGPGDRLMVFQVQAYLEFFQYTNVGRSAALLMILWLVTNILSNIFIKNWLRLRARAHGHA
- a CDS encoding extracellular solute-binding protein — protein: MYDREKNLFDSYAAKRISRRDLLDGAAKLGIAGVAANAAFASSISRAMAADFNWKAYSGKSVKLLLNKHPYVDAMIGDLEAFKTLTGMNVTYDIFPEDVYFDKVTAALSSKSDQYDAFMTGAYMTWTYGPAGWIEDLNTYIKDPAKTNPAFAWDDVLPGLRASTAWDGVAGSELGSGKAKQWCIPWGYELNNITYNRNIFDKVGVKPPKNLDEMLEVAAKITKDAGGPYGIGVRGSRSWATIHPGFLSAYSNFGQKDFVMEGGKLKAAMNTKASKEFHEKWVKMIQTSGPKNWSTYTWYQVGTDLGAGASGMIFDADILGYFMNGGDNKEKGHLGYAAFAANPAAKAPTPNVWIWSLALSSFSKQKDAAWLFMQWAASTEHDLFGARKMDFVNPVRASVWKDSEFRDRIAKSYPGYLEQHDVSSPGAKIYFTAQPLFFDLTTEWAASLQKMVAKEVSVDEGLDKLADSINRQLKQAGLG
- a CDS encoding sugar-binding transcriptional regulator: MIDGEASLATRAAWLYFAAGLTQSEVADRLNIQSTKAHRLIARASREGMIRVFVEGPVAECVALENALAERYGLAFCRVAPDLGEGDLPLKALALEGASFLRQTLERGEHNIIGVGHGRTLAAVVEQLPQTPARDVQFVSLLGGLTRKFAANPFDVIHRLAERTGAEAYLLPVPVFANSVADRAVLMQQYGIAEVFALARRASLLFVGIGQIHSDGFLVSSGMIKPDEVVELKRVGACADLLGRFFNADGQVLDIDLSARATSMEAADLRTHRIVAIGGGLAKVAALRAVLRSGFLHGLIIDEATAQALATEKPEATSGKTRNKGRKGK
- a CDS encoding FGGY-family carbohydrate kinase, translating into MTGLFLGIDIGTGGVRACTIDARGDIQGMESTALPPPRQDGNAIDQDPELWWHATVGAMRKLGGKIDLARVERISVDGTSGTLLLIDAAGQPRTPGLMYNDARASAEAARILDVSAADSGAHGASSALAKLLHLLSHAERRDVRFAVHQADWIAGRLAGRHGISDENNALKLGYDPITRTWPAWLDRLDVPRELLPKVLVPGTPFADIDPSAAAMLGLPRSARIAAGTTDGVAAFIATRADAPGDAVTSLGTTLVVKLLAAKPIFAANQGVYSHRLGESWLAGGASNSGGGALLAHFTAAEMERLTPQLSPEEPTGLDYYPLAKPGERFPIADPALPARVTPRPPEDHRFFQALLEGIASVEALAYLQLSRLGAPPLRRVISIGGGARNNAWTEIRHRRLGVPVTVAEQTEASYGAALLALRGGPT
- a CDS encoding TIGR01459 family HAD-type hydrolase — its product is MRDGPIEIAGLGTIIEHFDHVLLDQWGTLHEGRSIIPSARECVARLRDAGKRVLVLSNSGKRAHDNAQRLASLGLPTEAYDGILTSGEVAWIGLKARKQAPFIELGHACFLVTRGGDRTIVDGLDLDVVADMENADFILLAGLDDAAAEPEQWRQCLTRAAARELPMLCANPDLTMFGAKGLIPAPGALARFYETLGGQVTFVGKPHRPIFTAALERLGHPAPARVLMIGDSLDHDIAGARAAGMLTLFLRAGVHRDRLVDDRSTMIQGPGGNARAPNWTMKYLAW
- a CDS encoding class II aldolase/adducin family protein, producing MQQPAQLDDLRDMSARVGRNILLVQGAGGNSSVKDGDVLWVKASGTWLADAKDKDIFVPVSLSAARAALERGDERVPLAPGVKTALRASIETSLHALMPHPVVLHVHSVNTIAWAVRTDASAELARRLHGLAWRFLDYCHPGLPLAQAVSETIAQDAVDVLILGNHGLVVGAATCEAAEALVADVEERLALEPREAPTADHNALAAICAGTEYRAPEDPRCHGVAIDRHSLSIATRGSLYPDHVVFLGPAMPTLQDGKSLHAADLPQGGGAPPPVAVLVPGVGSIIRKDASPGAEAMLTCLALVTSRLPTDAEVTYLTAENERALLNWDAERYRQQLTANRST
- a CDS encoding choline dehydrogenase produces the protein MVDYVIVGAGSAGCVLANRLSAVPENDVVLLETGGKDTNPFIHMPAGYLALMKSGSVDWHYHTDPQPHLDNRVLFWPRGKVLGGSSSINGMVYIRGHASDYDMWAQLGNRGWSYADCLPYFIRSEGREAGADDYHGGDGPLRTSRLPELTHPLTKAWFEAGRQAGFRANDDFNGAELEGFGPVDSTIADSKRASAARCYLHPVMNRSNLKVITKALVSRVLVEGGRAVGVEYIRKGQVHTLRADREVILSGGAINSPQLLQLSGIGDGDHLRSLGIKVIHELKGVGQNLQDHLACGVKQRCTQPISFLKHTKPLGATKAFIQYVLTKTGPATSHGLEAMAFLKSQPDLVAPDLQFFFVLLIYGDHGRKIVNEHGFMAYFNIARPESRGSIMIRSADPLQHPSIRPNYLEAPEDVRNMRDGIRIGREIIAQKAFDPYRGGEYAPGSRATSDADIDSYVRQTCETIYHPVGTCKMGSDPLAVVDERLRVRGIEGLRVIDASIMPRLVSGNTNAPTIMIAEKGADFILERQPLAAAARVGAEARLQASL
- the ugpC gene encoding sn-glycerol-3-phosphate ABC transporter ATP-binding protein UgpC; this translates as MASVTISNVRKSYGGFEVLHGIDLSIANGEFVVLLGPSGCGKSTLLRMVAGLEQITSGQISIGNVVVNELHPKDRNIAMVFQNYALYAHLSVFDNMAFSMQLKKRPKEEIRRKVEWAASILNLTPYLDRQPRQLSGGQRQRVAMGRAIVRDPSVFLFDEPLSNLDAKLRVQMRTEIKELHHKLSTTTVYVTHDQIEAMTMADTIVVLRDGNIEQIGKPLEIYDRPTNLFVAEFIGSPSMNFLTGEVAAEAGRAVVRANGVTLPLPPGANVTAGQVVKYGIRPEHLRPGTGNEGIPAKVSVVEPTGPEIHIYADVGGQEVCAITQDRLELSPDDAIRLVPALDRIRLFDPATGKVINGSDETRPRTLMRA